The genomic interval aaaaatattgttagtaaAACTTCCAATGTGATTTTTGTACACTGCCATAGTACATTACATACGTACAGACTctagattataataatttcccGGTTGCTGTTTACTTAATAACGGTATATAATACATGGTTAACGTATATTAGGTATTCAAAAaagatacaataatatttttatcgtcCGTAATATCATGTACGAccatacaaaatgtaatatcgTTAAAAgccaatttaaatattaaaatgatggCTTTTCCGCAATTTGTGTCGAATTTAATTCGTTTAACATTTGTccaaatgtttcttttttgtgtgTGCATTCAACAATACATCAAGGTATACAAATTCGCTGCTACTACCGCGGCATAGATGCTGATCTATGCAAGGAAACCTGACATGCTGCCGACTGTACACATCCCTTCTAGCCTTCTAATATACCTACTgtagttattgtttttatcttgAAGTGGGTTCCGTAGAAAAATCTATAGGGTTCCAATTTCGCCCTAAAAAAATCGCCTCTCAGTACATGTACAGACATATGTAAGCGAATGAAAATAATCTCTTTTCCTCAACTCATCGTAGACCTTGACAGTCGTAAGCAGTTAATTACAGAGAGGAAACAAAGCTGCTTATTATGGTCATGCGAGTTTTTCTAAAACTCAGATTTAATGTTCTcagttgttttgtattatcaactttgtaacatttgtattatagttttcatagcCAACGCTTACTTCCGGTTAAAGCCGACTCCACACTATCAAACACAGACATAGGCCGAATGAGCGTACATTGCGTCGATTGATTTGGAGATTTTTGATCGCCAGTTAAAACCAGCCATGTACGTCGAATCCGCAGCTTAGGCCGTATTATTTATGTTCTCTCTTTTGTTCTTCatcaaaattctaaataataacttcAAGTTAGGGaaccaaattaatttaaaaaaagttgttttctTATAAATGTCAGTATTGTTccaattaatcaaattatgaTTCCAACAGGGAAAGAAcatcattttcttttataattttaccagAGGCCTGCTCCAGCTTTGCACGGGTGTAactattatgcatgttataaaCCTTCCTCCAGAATCACTCTcctttaaaaaacccgcattaAAAGAATCTAttgcatagttttaagtatCAAAGCATACTTAGGGATAGACAAACAGTGggaagctactttgttttatactatatgtaaTGATGTAATGATTAAAACATCAAATATACTTTCGCATGTACAATTTTGGCCAtcaataagttattttacttcaataacaaaaacagGAATCTCAATACTAGTAATCATTTAAGTACTGACTTAGTTATTTTCACCAAATGTCTCACAAACTATAAAGTTTATACAACATTTAAtccattattaaataaataatttgttaaaacattGCCATTTCCACATATTGCCATCAATTAATTGATTCAACAATGGGGGTCCATTACTATATAactaataacaacaaaatgtGGGTCCATTCTAGATTATTTTCTAACCAATTAGGAATACATGTCTGGTTATTGGTATAAATTAATCTTAAGTGGTCCATTCTGCTTCAAATTGATTGACATGCATGACAATTTATGTTGTGGAGTCAATTGGCAACAACAATCTCATCTTTCAATGGGTACAGATAGTGAAACACAAAAAGTGAACATAGATAGAATCAAGTGAACaacatacctatttacttatttcctacagtcaaatattaaaacgaTTTTCTGATAGGTGCCGAGAGTGAGCTTTTGTTTGATACTCTGATTTATGTTATTACTATTTACTACTTATTACAACATTACCTTCCTGAATAAATTcctaatattttgtttgccaTCACTTGCCAACTGTATTTCAGTTTTGGAATATTTGCTAACTTGCTTCCAatgaagaaaaacaataaacccTATTTAGTTCACTAATGTGATGTACACTTGTTGCTACTTAGTTGGCAAATGATAGTCATTTGGGCAAGGTAATGTCTCAACCAGTGCACacatttcatgtaaaaaaCAATGGTCCCTGAATGGGAGGACCGAACACCCGTTTGGTGCTTGCGCTGGCTTTCTTAaccagaaaataataatgattaatcAACAGATACAGGTAAACAACTAGTTAACATGACAgaagtatattttcttgaaaaattCCAAACAACATGACTACATTTCTTTCATTTACAATGCCCTGATAACAGTTGACAAACAATGGGATATAAGTAGCTATTACTTTAAGTCATAGTTCATAACTATCTATGTATATGACCAGTATTCATCAAAGAAAGAGCTATgattataaactaaataatgaaTTACGAATTTAGTCTTTCATTGAGTTACATGGCATAACAGCATAGGAAACATGTTCTACTTTCTTTTTTCAGTACCAAAATTTtcctatttacatttaaaaacaatttggaaCTATGAGATCATGATGAATAAGCCAAGTATACTAGAAAACaagtaaatttcaataaaaaaataaaatggaccTCGGTGACACCTATCTTTCTTTACTCAACATATCGCGTATGTTagcataaaatacttataaataaataaataaaaaagacaattgGATAGTTTTTACTGTGTTATTGCATGTAGAGCTGGTTTAGTTGCAGGATTAATTAGTGCAGaacaatagaatataataaactgtgggtaggtacttacatatttcGCTATATGAATCAGAAGAAGAAACCCCACGACGGGTAGAAATCttcgtaaaaatatatcacacaCACCAGCCATTATAGCTCAcaatttatcacaaaatgaattttatagtatagtagttGTCATATCATAGTTATACACTAAAATAATCCGATTTCTATGTATTTTTCCGTATTACGTTTCAAACGCGGTCCATCCACCATTCGTCAAGAAgatgaattgaaaattgattgAGAAAAACTTGAACGCACAGCGCAACTCAGCTCTAAAAATGACAGTTAAAACATTGAcaactaaaacaaaatggctgcAAAAGGCTGTTAACACACATGAAGCAACTAAACTTTCACTTAAACAAAGACACaaacctattattttttatatagatgtATCAGCAATAAATACTAGGTAGTATTTATTCACTAAAGTCCGGATGAGAGCTAAACTTAGGGGCCAAATGTGGTCAAATAATATCAAGTGAAATTGGAAAGCAAAGCAAGACCCATTTGACCCCTGCCTGCCTGCACGCACcacaccaaccaaccaacgtTGGCGATTTATCACTGTCATCTGTCACTGTTATGTCACGTTGTCATATTTAATTGGctgaaaattgaatttagtCCAAAACTCTTTCACAGAGTTATTACGATCgtcgtattttatttattttatctatataaattcaAACTTCTTTGAagttattaacattatatatatataagaaaatttccattttgtgtttgttaaaGCTTATGGAAGAATTTGTTTGCATTGATCTATTGATAAGCTTTTGAAGGTGttagttattgtttatttgacTAGGtacggaaataaataaactctatatgtgtgtatttagaatataatttgtgtatatttattttgtctcatTTTTACTGTACAAGCAGTAAATATCTGTTGCTACAGAACAAtttgttattacaattaagaaaaaatagaaattcaCATAATGGATGATGAAAAACAAGCTCGACGAACTGTATATATAACTCCTCGACAAAAGAAGAAGTTGATAGAATTGGTGTCTCAGCACCCTGAAGTAATTTCTTGCAAAGTAACTCCTGGTTTCACATACAAAGACTCGCAACtgatttggaaaaaaatcgCAGCAGAATGCAATGCTTTGCTGGGGCCCGGGGCCGGGGCACAAAAGTCGTGGAGACAGTGGAGAAAGGTTAGCTATTAACTCGGAATGCGAGCCAAAGcagtttatatattacaataatacattCATTGTGAAATTTAAACCATAATGTAATATAGCACACACAATGATCTTATGCATAACAGTATACACAACTATTTGAAattaacctaacctaaaagttaattatgcctCATTTATCCATATGCCAAAAATGCCTTGGACCTGTTATGCcaaaatgttttacttaaaTTAGATACAGTGGAACATTTACACTTTTTAATAGCTGTAACAATCATAATGTTgcttattatttgtaaaaatatctatcATTCACTGATTGTgcaaactttaatatttcagaCTTGGCAAGATCTCCGCTCCAATGTGAGGAAACGTCATGCAGAAAGTAATGGTGACCTACCCTTGTCTATGACTAAGTTGACACCGGCTGAGCAAGAGGCATTGGGGCTCAAAAATGTGTCGTCTACCACTAGTTGTCAAGAAAGCACAGAATTTGTCATGTTAGAACAAGAGAACTCTTTCGATTTCAATAATGAGTGTGAATCTCCGATCTCATTTAGTGAACCAGAATCACCACAGGAAAAGAAAGTATTTGATCTACCAAAAGAgcggaaaaaaattaaaagtaaaaccaAACTATCGGTTCATGATTcaaacaaatgtaattttaattgtgatAATTTGGCTGCCTGTGAAgagaaaaaattacaaataaaagaggactatttcaattttaaaaaagaatatttaaaacagaaattagaaataatGAGACAACAGACAGAAGCATTACAGAATATAGCAAGGGAGCTGTCAAAGGTTGATATATTAAAGTCATTACCTACCATTGTACAAAATAACACTTGAATTTAATATCTAAGTGTGTATAAGACCTGAAATCTCTATGCCACTCAGTGTTATCTGTTCTAAGGCATTTAGAAAAACAATAGTTATATGATTCTGATATATGCATGCATGTAAGTAAAGAGTCTCTATGACATTGATCAAAACATGCTTCAGACATTTAAACTCCCTAGATCaataattgaatttgtttaaaagGTGCCATGCAAGCATATAGTATGTTGATTGTTAtagaaatgataaatattataaattcaaattttattttatttttttaattttggctTGATGCGTTatcattatacatttaaagttattgtaacaacaaggaaatattttcatcttgTATTTGAGAACTACCTAAGTTGTTTGTTTActgttgtgatttttttactattgaGACACCATTGTAACATTATAAAGAACGTTAGACGAATCGACGCCCTATAAGATAATGGCGATTTTTCACTAATCATATTCTTTGTccattatttctatttctttcaTCCTACCACAGAATTTAGAAAACTATAACAttacgagagagagagagcaatAATActgaacaaataattttatgaacagAAAGTCACCCTAATATGGAGAGAATTTCGTGCTTTTGTTCAAcctataatttaatgttatgttgaaataaatcttacaatatttagaaatttgtGAAATGATACCtatataatgaattaatttatttacgtacATACTTGTCCGGCAATAAATGggtaataactataataaacgAAATGACATCAATGGCGATTTCTATTGAATTACTTTTTTCCATTTGGAGTACAGTATCATGTAAACTGTTTTCCGCATAACAATCTTAGTCAGGGCCAGCAGGCCGACCATaacttttacggaacgattcgAATGCAgcgcagttcaatttaggaacctaaaatgaatcgcattcatactaaaaattactCGAttgtacgaatttgcgatgc from Plodia interpunctella isolate USDA-ARS_2022_Savannah chromosome 14, ilPloInte3.2, whole genome shotgun sequence carries:
- the LOC128675547 gene encoding uncharacterized protein LOC128675547; this translates as MDDEKQARRTVYITPRQKKKLIELVSQHPEVISCKVTPGFTYKDSQLIWKKIAAECNALLGPGAGAQKSWRQWRKTWQDLRSNVRKRHAESNGDLPLSMTKLTPAEQEALGLKNVSSTTSCQESTEFVMLEQENSFDFNNECESPISFSEPESPQEKKVFDLPKERKKIKSKTKLSVHDSNKCNFNCDNLAACEEKKLQIKEDYFNFKKEYLKQKLEIMRQQTEALQNIARELSKVDILKSLPTIVQNNT